Proteins found in one Drosophila busckii strain San Diego stock center, stock number 13000-0081.31 chromosome 2R, ASM1175060v1, whole genome shotgun sequence genomic segment:
- the LOC108595989 gene encoding proteasome subunit alpha type-3, whose translation MSTIGTGYDLSASQFSPDGRVFQIDYASKAVERSGTVIGIKGKDSVILAVEKIVTDQLYESDAARRIFTIEKNIGMAIAGLMADGYYVADIARQEAANFRQQFERTIPLKHLCDRVAGYVHAYTLYSAVRPFGLSIIFASWDEVDGPQLYKIEPSGSSFGYYACASGKAKQQAKTEMEKYKFADMNTDELVRSSGKIIYQVHDELKDKDFLFEMGIVGKETNGVHLINNDAWTQLAVEAGEAAKNADDSENEI comes from the exons ACTTGTCGGCATCGCAATTCTCGCCGGATGGCCGCGTCTTTCAGATCGACTATGCATCCAAAGCTGTGGAGCGGAGCGGCACCGTCATTGGCATCAAAGGCAAGGACAGTGTGATCCTGGCTGTTGAGAAAATTGTAACGGATCAGCTTTATGAGTCGGATGCAGCGAGGCGCATTTTCACAATTGAAAAGAACATTGGCATGGCCATCGCAGGACTCATGGCTGATGGCTACTATGTGGCAGATATTGCTCGCCAGGAGGCAGCCAACTTCCGCCAACAGTTCGAGCGCACCATACCACTGAAGCATCTGTGTGATCGCGTGGCTGGCTACGTTCACGCCTACACATTGTACAGCGCTGTGCGTCCGTTTGGTCTATCCATAATCTTTGCGTCCTGGGATGAGGTCGATGGACCTCAGCTTTACAAAATTGAGCCTTCTGGCTCGTCCTTCGGTTATTATGCATGCGCAAgcggcaaagcaaagcaacaggCCAAGACGGAAATGGAAAAATACAAGTTCGCCGATATGAACACTGATGAGTTAGTGAGAAGTAGTGGTAAAAT tatctaTCAGGTGCACGATGAGTTGAAGGACAAGGATTTCCTATTTGAAATGGGCATTGTGGGCAAGGAGACAAATGGTGTTCACCTTATCAACAACGATGCCTGGACTCAGTTGGCAGTTGAAGCAGGCGAAGCTGCTAAGAATGCGGATGATAGCGAGAATGAAATATAA